From Methylomonas sp. EFPC3, a single genomic window includes:
- a CDS encoding cytochrome c: MTEHIPPRWASETFWKKTAIWVTGGSFVLLVILTFDSLAKISTGGPRVPAYSVINQDVGYRFDKTKQRYQPVIGSEAPLFGKILSEEEAEKLVDLGKKTVQAKNCMNCHTLLGNGAYYAPDLTKAWLDQGWIAKESREQMMLNFLLDPEKNARTFGSNRKMPNLEITQQEAEGIVAFLKWMAAIDTNGFPHNFRALGAEE; the protein is encoded by the coding sequence ATGACTGAACACATCCCGCCGCGCTGGGCGTCGGAAACTTTCTGGAAGAAAACCGCAATCTGGGTCACCGGCGGCTCATTCGTACTGCTAGTGATTTTAACCTTCGACTCGTTGGCGAAAATTTCCACCGGCGGCCCGCGGGTACCGGCTTACAGCGTGATCAACCAAGACGTCGGTTACCGTTTCGATAAAACCAAACAGCGTTACCAGCCCGTGATCGGCTCCGAAGCGCCCTTGTTCGGTAAAATCCTGAGCGAAGAGGAAGCTGAAAAACTGGTCGATCTGGGCAAGAAAACCGTGCAGGCCAAAAACTGTATGAACTGCCACACCCTGCTCGGCAACGGCGCCTATTACGCGCCGGATCTGACCAAAGCCTGGCTGGACCAGGGCTGGATCGCCAAGGAATCGCGCGAACAGATGATGCTCAATTTCCTGCTCGATCCGGAAAAGAACGCCCGCACCTTCGGTTCCAACCGCAAGATGCCGAATCTGGAGATCACTCAACAAGAGGCCGAAGGCATCGTCGCTTTCCTGAAATGGATGGCAGCCATCGATACCAACGGCTTCCCGCATAATTTCAGAGCACTTGGCGCAGAGGAATAA
- a CDS encoding Rrf2 family transcriptional regulator has protein sequence MQLTAHTDYALRVLIYLNVNNEKLVTITELAEFFGISRNHLVKVVHKLGVKGFIKTVRGKGGGIRLSRPAQEISIGNVVREVEGRFQMAECFNPKKQGLCPLENGCGLTGLLGHAIEQFLQTLDKAVLSDFSAPQALTRRAIG, from the coding sequence ATGCAACTGACTGCACACACCGATTACGCGCTGCGCGTACTGATTTATCTGAACGTCAATAACGAAAAATTGGTCACGATTACCGAGCTGGCCGAGTTCTTCGGCATTTCCAGAAATCATCTGGTCAAAGTGGTACACAAGCTGGGTGTCAAGGGTTTCATCAAAACCGTACGCGGCAAAGGCGGCGGCATCCGCCTGTCCCGGCCGGCCCAGGAAATCAGTATCGGTAATGTGGTGCGCGAAGTCGAAGGCCGGTTTCAGATGGCAGAATGCTTCAATCCGAAAAAGCAGGGGCTTTGCCCGTTGGAAAATGGGTGCGGCTTGACCGGTCTATTGGGTCACGCCATCGAACAGTTTTTGCAAACCTTGGATAAAGCCGTATTGAGCGACTTTAGCGCTCCGCAGGCTTTGACCAGACGGGCTATCGGTTGA
- the dnaQ gene encoding DNA polymerase III subunit epsilon, with amino-acid sequence MSKPTHRQVVLDTETTGINPKEGHKIIEIGCVELVNRRLTRNHFHVYLNPDREIDAGAIEVHGITNEFLRDKPRFADVVEDFMAFTAGAELIIHNAPFDVGFLNHELSQLPRETRTVESNSSVFDTLAYARKKHPGARNSLDALCKRYGIDNSHRELHGALLDAEILADVYLLMTGGQSSLLDEGDQQDGGGERAIVRLPADRPRLKVIACSDDELSAHQQRLAKISKASGGVCLWQE; translated from the coding sequence ATGAGTAAACCGACTCACCGCCAAGTCGTTCTGGATACCGAAACCACCGGTATCAACCCGAAAGAAGGCCACAAAATCATCGAAATCGGCTGTGTCGAGTTGGTTAATCGCCGGCTGACCCGCAACCATTTCCACGTCTATCTGAACCCGGATCGGGAAATCGACGCCGGCGCGATTGAAGTCCACGGCATCACCAACGAATTCCTGCGCGACAAACCGCGCTTCGCCGACGTGGTGGAAGATTTCATGGCGTTTACCGCCGGCGCCGAGCTGATCATCCATAATGCGCCGTTCGACGTCGGCTTTTTGAACCACGAGCTGTCGCAGCTACCGCGCGAGACCCGAACCGTGGAAAGCAACAGCAGCGTATTCGACACGCTGGCCTACGCCCGCAAAAAACATCCCGGCGCCCGCAATAGCCTGGACGCGTTATGCAAACGTTACGGCATCGACAACAGCCACCGGGAGTTGCACGGCGCGCTGCTCGACGCCGAAATTCTGGCCGACGTTTATTTGTTGATGACCGGCGGCCAATCTTCATTGCTGGACGAGGGCGACCAGCAGGACGGCGGCGGCGAACGCGCGATTGTGCGGTTGCCGGCGGATCGGCCGCGTTTGAAGGTGATTGCCTGCAGTGACGACGAACTGTCGGCACATCAGCAACGTTTGGCAAAAATCAGCAAGGCTAGCGGCGGCGTTTGCCTTTGGCAGGAATAA
- the cysM gene encoding cysteine synthase CysM: MNFPTIESFVGNTPLVRLQRLPVAGGNTVLLKLEGNNPAGSVKDRPAVSMIKHAEARGEIKPGDRLIEATSGNTGIALAMAAAIKGYKMTLIMPDNMSAERIASMKAYGAEIILTPAKQSMEGAIDLARAMEARGEGRILDQFANPDNPRAHYEGTGPEIWRDTDGKVTHFVSSMGTTGTIMGTSRYLKQQNPDIQIVGVQPAGESKIPGIRRWPQEYLPKIYDASRVDRIIEVEQLDAENTTRSLAAVEGIFAGVSSGGAVFAALKLAEQVENSLIVTIVCDRGDRYLSTGVFPT, from the coding sequence ATGAACTTCCCAACCATTGAGTCTTTTGTCGGAAATACGCCATTGGTGCGCCTGCAACGTCTGCCGGTGGCCGGCGGCAACACCGTTTTATTGAAGTTGGAAGGCAATAATCCGGCCGGTTCGGTCAAGGACCGGCCGGCTGTCAGCATGATCAAGCACGCCGAAGCCCGCGGCGAGATCAAACCGGGCGACCGGTTGATCGAAGCCACCAGCGGCAATACCGGTATCGCATTGGCGATGGCCGCGGCGATCAAGGGTTATAAAATGACCTTGATCATGCCCGACAACATGAGCGCGGAACGGATCGCGTCGATGAAAGCCTATGGCGCCGAGATCATTTTGACCCCGGCAAAACAGAGTATGGAAGGCGCGATCGATTTGGCGCGGGCGATGGAAGCCCGCGGCGAAGGCCGGATTTTGGACCAGTTTGCCAATCCCGATAATCCGCGGGCGCATTACGAAGGTACCGGCCCGGAAATTTGGCGCGACACCGATGGCAAAGTGACCCATTTCGTCAGCTCGATGGGGACTACCGGCACGATTATGGGGACTTCGAGGTATCTGAAGCAGCAAAATCCGGATATTCAAATCGTCGGCGTGCAGCCGGCAGGCGAATCGAAGATACCCGGCATCCGCCGCTGGCCGCAGGAGTATCTGCCGAAAATCTACGACGCCAGCCGCGTGGATCGGATCATCGAAGTCGAGCAATTGGATGCCGAAAACACCACGCGCAGTCTGGCGGCGGTGGAAGGTATTTTTGCCGGGGTCTCTTCCGGCGGTGCCGTGTTTGCCGCGTTGAAATTGGCCGAGCAAGTCGAAAATAGCTTGATCGTCACCATCGTCTGCGACCGCGGCGACCGCTATTTGTCGACCGGCGTATTTCCGACCTGA
- the rlmD gene encoding 23S rRNA (uracil(1939)-C(5))-methyltransferase RlmD produces MAHKKKLPLEPVTVTIESLSHDGRGVSHVNGKVVFIDEALPGETLDFVYTDSRRDYAEGKVVELHDRNPHRVEPACPHFGRCGGCSFQHVDDAEQIHFKEELLRDQFRRIGKLEIPQIWEALTGPHWGYRRKARMGVKWVAKKGRVLVGFRERRNPFLAEIDSCKVMHPIVGENLLALGEMIAGLSIKDKIPQIEVAIGDNDCVLAVRVLEPPSAADQQRMREYAEKLGVTICLQPKGPDSIVPLDGEAEVVPSYALAEQGVKFNFRPAMFTQVNYEINRKMVSRAIEALELGKDDRVLDLFCGLGNFTLPLATRAGHVVGVEGDLPLVNHARENARLNNLQNVEFHVADLSKDVKDLPWCKQKFDKVLLDPSRAGASEVLHNFKHWQPERIVYVSCNPSTLARDAGILVNELGYKLVKAGVMDMFPQTAHVESIALFVK; encoded by the coding sequence ATGGCCCACAAGAAAAAACTTCCGCTCGAACCCGTCACCGTAACCATCGAATCACTGTCCCACGACGGCCGCGGCGTCAGCCACGTCAACGGCAAAGTGGTATTCATCGACGAAGCCTTACCCGGCGAAACCCTGGATTTTGTCTACACCGACAGCCGCCGCGATTATGCTGAAGGCAAGGTCGTCGAATTGCACGACCGCAACCCGCATCGGGTGGAGCCGGCTTGTCCGCATTTCGGCCGCTGCGGCGGTTGCAGTTTTCAGCATGTCGACGACGCCGAGCAAATTCATTTCAAGGAAGAATTGTTACGCGACCAGTTCCGCCGGATCGGTAAGCTGGAAATCCCGCAAATCTGGGAAGCGTTGACCGGGCCGCATTGGGGTTACCGGCGTAAAGCCAGGATGGGCGTGAAATGGGTGGCGAAGAAGGGTAGGGTGTTGGTCGGCTTTCGCGAACGGCGCAATCCGTTTTTGGCGGAAATCGATAGCTGTAAAGTCATGCACCCTATCGTCGGCGAAAACTTGCTGGCCTTGGGCGAAATGATTGCCGGTCTGTCGATCAAGGACAAGATTCCGCAGATTGAAGTCGCGATCGGCGACAATGACTGCGTGCTGGCGGTGCGGGTATTGGAACCGCCTAGCGCGGCCGACCAGCAGCGCATGCGCGAATATGCCGAAAAGTTGGGGGTGACGATTTGTCTGCAACCGAAAGGCCCGGACAGCATCGTGCCGTTGGATGGGGAAGCCGAAGTCGTGCCGAGTTATGCCTTGGCCGAGCAGGGCGTCAAATTCAATTTTCGCCCGGCGATGTTCACTCAAGTGAACTATGAAATTAACCGGAAGATGGTGAGCCGCGCCATTGAGGCCTTGGAGTTGGGCAAAGACGACCGGGTGCTGGATTTGTTTTGCGGCCTGGGCAATTTCACCTTGCCATTAGCGACCCGCGCCGGCCATGTCGTCGGCGTGGAGGGCGATTTGCCGTTGGTCAACCATGCCAGGGAAAATGCGCGTCTCAACAATCTGCAGAATGTGGAGTTTCACGTCGCCGATTTGAGCAAGGACGTCAAGGATCTGCCGTGGTGCAAGCAAAAATTCGATAAAGTCCTGCTCGACCCGTCGCGGGCCGGTGCGTCTGAGGTTTTGCACAATTTCAAGCATTGGCAGCCGGAACGGATCGTCTATGTGTCCTGCAATCCGTCGACGCTGGCCCGCGACGCCGGTATTCTGGTCAACGAACTCGGCTACAAATTGGTCAAAGCCGGCGTGATGGACATGTTCCCGCAGACCGCCCACGTCGAATCGATTGCATTGTTTGTGAAATGA
- a CDS encoding L,D-transpeptidase, with the protein MTEASAACLIDVSIAEQRLRLLQAGEVAADYPVSTAKNGPGERKGSYCTPTGWHRIRAKIGAGLPINSVFKARRPTGEIYSPELSIQQPQRDWILSRILWLGGLEPGKNRYGEVDSGWRYIYIHGTPDELMNGQPESHGCVRMNNADVIALFAAVPVGCRVFIHV; encoded by the coding sequence ATGACGGAAGCGTCGGCGGCTTGCTTGATCGATGTGTCGATCGCCGAACAGCGCTTGCGTTTGCTGCAAGCTGGCGAAGTGGCTGCCGATTATCCGGTATCGACTGCAAAAAACGGCCCCGGCGAAAGAAAGGGCAGTTACTGTACGCCGACCGGCTGGCACCGGATTCGGGCCAAGATCGGCGCCGGTTTGCCGATTAACAGCGTGTTCAAGGCTCGGCGTCCGACCGGCGAGATTTACAGTCCCGAATTGTCGATTCAACAGCCGCAACGCGACTGGATTTTGAGCCGGATTCTGTGGTTGGGCGGTTTGGAGCCCGGCAAGAACCGTTACGGCGAGGTCGATAGTGGCTGGCGGTATATTTATATCCACGGCACGCCGGACGAGTTGATGAACGGACAACCGGAGTCGCACGGTTGCGTACGGATGAACAACGCCGACGTGATTGCCTTGTTCGCTGCGGTGCCGGTTGGCTGTCGGGTGTTTATTCATGTCTGA